A stretch of the Eretmochelys imbricata isolate rEreImb1 chromosome 15, rEreImb1.hap1, whole genome shotgun sequence genome encodes the following:
- the LOC144275668 gene encoding uncharacterized protein LOC144275668, giving the protein MKDRGYHRDPQQCRMKLKELRQAYQKTQEANACSGSEPQTCCFYDELHAILGSAPTTTSHLYVDSCKGVSHNRDEDLGDEEDDEEGEVEDNAHQASGETILPDSQELLITLEPIPSQPGLPGLEGGEGNSAANVSTLPLASPSQRLAQVRRRKKCTRDEMFSEVMQSSCTEKAQQNVWRQIMSESRKAQNERKDRWREHDERRQDARLRLLEDQTDMLRRMV; this is encoded by the exons atgaaggacagaggctatcacagggacccgcagcagtgccgcatgaaacttaaggagctcaggcaagcctaccaaaaaacccaagaggcaaatgccTGCTCAGGGTCAGaaccccagacatgctgcttctatgatgagctgcatgcaattctagggagtgcccctacaactacctcacacctgtacgtggactcctgcaagggagtctcacacaacagggatgaggatttgggggacgaggaagatgacgaggagggggaggttgaagataacgcacaccaggcaagcggagaaaccattctccccgacagccaggaactgttgatcaccctggagccaattccctcccaacctgggctcccaggccttgaaggcggagaaggcaactctg ctgcaaatgtttcaacgctgccactagcatctccatcccagagactAGCGCAggtaagaaggcgaaaaaaatgcactcgtgatgaaatgttctctgaggtcatgcagtcctcctgcactgaaaaagcccagcagaatgtgtggaggcagataatgtcagagtccaggaaagcacaaaatgaacgcaagGACAGGTGGCGagagcatgatgagaggaggcaggatgcaaggctgaggctactggaggatcaaactgatatgctccggcgtatggtttAG